A part of Aegilops tauschii subsp. strangulata cultivar AL8/78 chromosome 2, Aet v6.0, whole genome shotgun sequence genomic DNA contains:
- the LOC109731712 gene encoding uncharacterized protein, with product MDSAGSSMGRSGESMFTEELYQAGICMRESIRWIEAQEAKMEEIAHSDSDYDNLPEFRMDMVVLTERIFQLWHKMGAVQRAGWIGNEGESMETLSKIGDGGEMEAGGKSSKGSRSSASLELENLLHRSGILADGERGGGADSEELLDFLAMETQEWIVSQSDSQLRWETVPELTTEILLKFEEVVVDIAKVFENKKIREEAMAVLRFGFRLPAFSEQIDELRHEMCNFLRSFSSENKDIRSIMMKFISEPYLSRICKLKLISDRITMLQRMDSDFDYKVKSTMIKLKSESFLSAMEDELRKAGQEDSVEMGEKRFTAYHLYWERIWGKDGHSFENQTILSPMQFTHCTPRHIPIEAVARSTLQIYSIKVSLVEPQKLPLEVYGVVAVRDAVDRHRNPLFLRSRQHCQILEENDSLLHLTGPVRAIVSTDTVYIEIQLIVKGATKSEDTALISTFGFYNADNSCTYLAKNALCTVELCCEQLKQSVQATILSVAVTPKQESLLFHGGRVVCYSVPEDGNEDIAAQVSSRQVLLLDSKGGRMPMASNDYLYLTRHVVSVELNGKLLVLIMAGSPSQTEITAQFLLKPEKYNTSKCEFPLADGSKAGITVAWSLVPSTMLESGDSREDSGMVTAGNSKGRSGESMLSEELCQAAIFMQKSICWIQALEKKMGKFGHYGSEEYKNLLGLKSVMYELSNKIFGRVDYEAQKRISTMQNACWISNKGKLTDTQTKIGDDIEMETGGKSSKGRSGEFELARIGNEGRTVQTQSKIGDGCKSVSKQFNEQEQLKELPVSNLMSVAESVRNKIEKKQAETMTEEVVPRVSFKLGLLSWQFDELWDKMSLLVSTEPKFLAICMLIREPFARYCSTLKFISEVFNRLGEWVPDFGEQVESMRQDDEDKNMGGKVVNPHEAAKAAEEYYFNVYRRGWERRNSNFGSFEDPTLLSPMFFTRSLPGHTQVGAEVGRTMQVYYIKVAEREGYALEWPLKVYGVVAARDVVDYRRNILFLRTRDDCQILTRQDPFLHLTGPSRAIMSEGTVTIEVHLKLKGTVESKDTTLISKAFFYDYDCVSVRLLRGLCGIELCCDHLEQSHQATILGVRVLRGSLPCGKTEVVCSVLPESDTEGNGKHPSGHVLLLDSRAEKIPVSEQGYLDLSRQVVSVKSGGRLEIVVQAGDFSGSVVFPTKSSNISQKGFELGDCKVEITVAWSLLIGSQYDISVMGSIQPYAWESIPRRPTMKLVDAC from the exons ATGGACTCCGCAGGGAGTTCGATGGGAAGGAGTGGCGAGTCCATGTTTACCGAGGAGCTCTATCAGGCTGGAATCTGCATGCGGGAGAGCATCCGGTGGATCGAGGCCCAGGAGGCCAAGATGGAGGAGATTGCACATAGCGATTCTGATTATGATAATCTTCCGGAATTCAGAATGGATATGGTCGTCTTGACGGAGAGGATCTTCCAATTGTGGCACAAGATGGGCGCGGTACAGAGGGCCGGTTGGATCGGCAATGAAGGGGAATCGATGGAGACCCTGAGCAAGATTGGCGACGGCGGAGAGATGGAAGCTGGAGGGAAGTCGTCGAAGGGAAGCAGGAGTTCTGCATCCCTCGAACTCGAGAATCTGCTCCACCGTTCCGGAATCCTTGCCGACGGAGAGAGGGGCGGAGGCGCAGACAGTGAGGAGCTGCTTGATTTCCTTGCAATGGAGACCCAGGAGTGGATCGTTAGCCAGTCAGACAGTCAACTCCGCTGGGAGACCGTGCCCGAATTGACAACCGAAATCCTGTTGAAATTTGAAGAAGTGGTCGTTGACATTGCTAAGGTATTTGAAAACAAGAAGATCCGGGAGGAGGCAATGGCAGTGCTAAGGTTCGGCTTCAGATTGCCGGCATTCTCTGAGCAGATCGATGAGCTGAGGCACGAGATGTGCAACTTTCTGAGATCCTTCTCGTCAGAGAACAAAGATATAAGGAGCATCATGATGAAGTTTATTTCTGAGCCGTACCTATCCCGTATCTGCAAATTGAAGTTGATCTCTGACCGTATCACTATGCTCCAGCGAATGGACTCAGACTTCGACTACAAAGTGAAATCAACGATGATTAAGCTGAAATCAGAATCTTTCTTGTCAGCCATGGAGGACGAGCTTCGCAAGGCAGGCCAAGAAGATTCCGTGGAGATGGGGGAGAAGAGATTCACTGCCTACCATCTCTACTGGGAACGTATATGGGGCAAGGATGGCCACAGCTTCGAAAATCAGA CGATATTGAGCCCCATGCAATTTACACATTGCACACCACGCCACATTCCAATTGAAGCTGTCGCAAGGAGTACCTTGCAGATCTACTCCATCAAAGTCTCACTAGTAGAACCCCAAAAGTTGCCACTGGAGGTGTATGGAGTGGTCGCAGTCCGTGATGCTGTGGACCGTCATCGCAACCCTCTATTCCTCCGTTCAAGACAGCACTGCCAAATCCTTGAAGAAAAT gattctttattgcacttgaCTGGCCCGGTTCGTGCAATTGTCTCGACGGATACTGTTTACATCGAAATCCAATTAATAGTGAAGGGCGCAACAAAATCTGAAGATACAGCATTGATCAGTACATTTGGCTTTTACAATGCTGATAATTCCTGTACCTATCTCGCTAAAAACGCCTTGTGCACAGTGGAGTTGTGCTGTGAGCAACTTAAACAGTCGGTCCAGGCTACTATCCTCAGTGTGGCTGTTACACCCAAACAGGAATCATTGCTTTTTCATGGTGGCAGAGTTGTTTGCTATTCAGTGCCTGAGGATGGTAATGAAGATATCGCTGCGCAAGTATCATCTAGGCAAGTTTTGCTGCTTGATTCAAAAGGTGGAAGAATGCCTATGGCCAGCAATGACTACCTTTATCTGACAAGACATGTAGTTTCTGTGGAATTAAATGGAAAGCTGCTAGTCCTCATAATGGCCGGTTCACCATCACAGACTGAGATTACTGCTCAATTCCTCCTTAAACCCGAAAAATACAACACAAGTAAATGCGAATTTCCCCTTGCTGATGGCTCTAAGGCTGGGATTACTGTTGCTTGGTCCCTTGTTCCCTCGACGATGCTAGAGTCAGGTGACAGTCGTGAGGACAGTGGAATGGTGACTGCAGGAAATTCGAAGGGAAGGAGTGGCGAGTCCATGTTAAGCGAGGAGCTCTGTCAAGCTGCCATCTTCATGCAGAAGAGTATCTGCTGGATCCAGGCCCTGGAGAAGAAGATGGGGAAGTTTGGACACTACGGCTCCGAGGAATACAAGAATCTTCTAGGGTTGAAATCAGTTATGTATGAGTTGTCGAATAAGATCTTCGGTCGGGTCGACTATGAGGCCCAGAAGAGGATCAGCACGATGCAGAATGCCTGTTGGATCAGCAATAAAGGGAAATTGACCGATACCCAGACAAAAATTGGTGATGACATAGAGATGGAAACCGGAGGGAAGTCGTCGAAGGGAAGGAGTGGCGAGTTTGAGTTGGCGAGGATTGGCAACGAAGGCAGAACGGTGCAGACACAGAGCAAGATTGGTGATGGTTGCAAATCAGTCTCCAAGCAGTTCAATGAGCAGGAGCAGTTGAAGGAGCTGCCAGTCAGTAACTTGATGTCCGTAGCCGAGTCTGTCAGAAATAAGATTGAGAAGAAGCAGGCTGAGACCATGACGGAGGAGGTTGTGCCGAGGGTAAGCTTCAAATTAGGTTTGCTCTCCTGGCAGTTTGATGAGCTGTGGGACAAGATGAGCCTGCTAGTCTCAACAGAACCAAAATTTCTAGCGATATGCATGCTTATTAGAGAGCCCTTCGCACGCTATTGCTCCACATTGAAGTTTATCTCTGAAGTTTTCAACCGGCTTGGTGAATGGGTGCCAGATTTCGGAGAGCAAGTAGAATCGATGAGGCAAGATGATGAGGACAAGAATATGGGTGGAAAAGTTGTGAATCCGCATGAGGCGGCGAAGGCGGCTGAGGAGTACTATTTCAATGTCTACCGTAGAGGCTGGGAACGTAGGAACAGCAACTTTGGCAGCTTCGAAGACCCAA CGTTATTGAGCCCCATGTTCTTTACCCGAAGCTTACCAGGCCACACCCAAGTGGGTGCTGAAGTCGGGAGGACCATGCAGGTCTACTATATTAAAGTTGCAGAaagagaaggctatgcccttgaGTGGCCGCTGAAGGTATACGGTGTAGTCGCTGCACGAGATGTAGTGGACTATCGTCGCAACATTCTCTTCCTTCGCACGAGGGATGACTGCCAAATCCTCACGAGACAG GATCCTTTTTTGCACTTGACTGGCCCGTCTCGTGCAATTATGTCCGAGGGCACTGTTACGATTGAAGTTCACCTAAAGTTGAAGGGCACAGTGGAGTCTAAAGATACCACATTGATCAGTAAAGCCTTCTTCTATGATTATGACTGTGTTTCTGTGCGTCTGCTCCGTGGCCTTTGTGGAATAGAGTTATGCTGTGATCATCTTGAACAATCACACCAAGCCACTATCCTCGGTGTCCGTGTGTTACGGGGCTCATTGCCTTGTGGCAAAACCGAAGTCGTTTGCTCCGTACTACCTGAGAGCGATACTGAAGGCAATGGTAAGCACCCATCTGGGCATGTTTTGCTGCTTGATTCACGGGCTGAAAAAATACCCGTGAGTGAACAGGGTTATCTAGATCTGTCAAGGCAAGTTGTATCTGTAAAATCAGGAGGAAGGCTGGAAATTGTCGTGCAGGCTGGAGATTTCAGTGGAAGTGTTGTCTTTCCAACCAAATCCAGCAACATAAGTCAAAAAGGTTTTGAGCTTGGTGATTGTAAAGTGGAGATAACTGTTGCTTGGTCCTTGCTCATTGGAAGCCAGTATGATATCTCGGTGATGGGATCTATACAGCCTTACGCATGGGAATCAATTCCACGTAGACCTACCATGAAGCTCGTTGACGCTTGTTGA